One window of the Sulfitobacter alexandrii genome contains the following:
- a CDS encoding GFA family protein, protein MLKGSCLCGKITFTATDTARDPAACHCSQCRKQSGHYWASVNVWMKGFSMKGPVRWYAASDNARRGFCPTCGSFLFWKSNDEDEIGVALGALDGDTGLLLERHIFTADKGDYYDIPGTSRQEVRHDE, encoded by the coding sequence ATGCTCAAGGGAAGCTGCCTCTGCGGCAAGATCACGTTCACCGCCACCGACACCGCGCGCGATCCGGCTGCCTGCCACTGCAGCCAGTGCCGCAAGCAGTCGGGCCACTACTGGGCCTCGGTCAACGTCTGGATGAAGGGCTTCAGCATGAAGGGACCGGTCCGCTGGTATGCGGCATCGGACAACGCGAGGCGCGGGTTCTGTCCCACCTGCGGATCTTTCCTGTTCTGGAAAAGCAACGACGAAGACGAGATCGGCGTGGCCCTGGGGGCATTGGACGGCGACACGGGGTTGCTGCTGGAACGGCATATCTTCACCGCCGACAAGGGCGATTACTACGACATTCCGGGGACGTCCCGGCAGGAGGTACGGCACGATGAGTGA
- a CDS encoding LysE family translocator: MSFEAWTVFALFWVVFVTTPGPNAVNCITNGMTIGFRRGIVAVLAILTQATLFLLLSALGVTALLAASQTAFTVAKWIGAAFLVYLGVRGWMTARTPVTVSDRPATSVYFRALAIATINPKSVAGYLAAFSQFVQPDVPIWEQMTVIVPTALTLTALSYTFFTALGAGIGRAALGAVFNVWVRRVMALCFVVYGALLGTSTTPIRN, translated from the coding sequence ATGAGTTTCGAAGCCTGGACCGTCTTTGCCCTGTTCTGGGTAGTGTTCGTGACCACGCCGGGGCCGAATGCCGTCAATTGCATCACCAATGGCATGACCATCGGGTTCCGGCGCGGTATCGTGGCGGTGCTGGCCATTCTTACACAGGCCACACTGTTCCTGCTCTTGTCCGCGTTGGGCGTCACGGCGCTGCTCGCGGCGTCGCAGACCGCCTTCACCGTGGCCAAGTGGATCGGCGCGGCCTTTCTCGTCTACCTCGGGGTTCGCGGCTGGATGACGGCGCGCACGCCGGTCACGGTATCGGACAGGCCCGCGACGTCGGTCTATTTCCGCGCGCTGGCCATCGCCACCATCAACCCCAAGAGCGTGGCGGGATACCTTGCCGCCTTTTCCCAGTTCGTGCAGCCGGACGTCCCGATCTGGGAACAGATGACGGTCATCGTGCCGACGGCGCTGACCCTGACGGCGCTCAGCTATACCTTCTTCACGGCCCTTGGCGCGGGCATCGGCCGTGCGGCGCTGGGGGCGGTTTTCAATGTCTGGGTCCGGCGCGTGATGGCGCTTTGCTTCGTCGTCTACGGCGCCCTTTTGGGTACGTCCACCACACCGATCAGGAATTGA
- a CDS encoding helix-turn-helix domain-containing protein gives MQHSHPDSTSSLGADLRALRKSRDLTLVQMSAALGRSVGWLSQVERGISEPSITDLRHIAACLGVSVSMLFRHAAAPAHEAGHVVRQGARRPIGSNIAGLVEELLSPDLTDDFEVVHSTFQPHSRITESVTRPTQEVGYLVSGRLEIEIEGTTHVLNPGDSFRIRGEAFRWANPFDTPAVAIWVIAPPVY, from the coding sequence ATGCAGCACAGCCACCCGGATTCCACATCATCGCTAGGTGCCGATCTGCGCGCCCTGCGCAAGAGCCGGGATCTGACCCTTGTGCAGATGTCCGCCGCGCTGGGCCGTTCCGTCGGCTGGCTCAGCCAGGTGGAGCGGGGCATCTCGGAGCCGTCGATCACCGATCTGCGGCACATCGCGGCCTGTCTGGGGGTGTCCGTCTCCATGCTGTTCCGCCATGCCGCGGCCCCCGCGCACGAAGCGGGCCATGTGGTACGGCAGGGCGCCCGGCGGCCCATCGGTTCCAACATCGCGGGACTGGTCGAGGAACTGCTGTCCCCCGATCTGACCGACGATTTCGAGGTGGTCCATTCCACTTTCCAGCCGCACAGCCGCATCACCGAAAGCGTCACGCGCCCCACGCAGGAGGTGGGATACCTCGTGTCCGGCCGGCTCGAGATCGAGATCGAAGGGACCACCCATGTCCTAAATCCCGGTGACAGTTTCCGCATCCGCGGAGAGGCTTTCCGCTGGGCCAACCCCTTCGACACGCCTGCTGTCGCGATCTGGGTGATCGCACCGCCCGTCTACTAG
- a CDS encoding GAF domain-containing protein: MKNDTREATPGSGQVDYRALAASIASLTEGEDDVVALMATVACEVHHADDRFDWTGFYRVVAPELLKIGPYQGGHGCLVIPFSRGVCGAAARTGEIQLVPDVDAFPGHIACASSTRSELVLPVADASGRLIGVFDIDSDQPDAFGEADADALDGILRSVFGAVK; the protein is encoded by the coding sequence ATGAAGAATGACACCCGGGAGGCCACGCCCGGCAGCGGGCAGGTGGACTATCGCGCCTTGGCCGCCAGCATCGCCTCCCTCACGGAAGGGGAGGACGATGTCGTTGCCCTGATGGCCACGGTCGCCTGCGAAGTCCACCACGCAGACGACCGCTTCGACTGGACCGGCTTCTACCGCGTCGTGGCGCCGGAACTGCTCAAGATCGGACCCTACCAGGGCGGCCACGGGTGCCTTGTCATCCCGTTCTCCCGCGGTGTCTGCGGCGCGGCGGCGCGCACGGGCGAGATCCAGCTTGTCCCGGACGTGGATGCCTTTCCCGGCCACATCGCCTGCGCCTCGTCGACCCGGTCCGAACTTGTCCTGCCGGTGGCGGACGCCAGCGGCAGGCTGATCGGCGTTTTCGATATCGACAGCGACCAGCCCGATGCCTTTGGAGAGGCGGATGCCGACGCGTTGGATGGCATCCTGCGCTCGGTTTTCGGGGCCGTGAAATAA
- a CDS encoding GTPase family protein gives MADLGRIRARLLRWDAVITIGALALPFAVTSVLGFIWLYERGWFLWFIAACIGIGGAVYLVKRIARLRRRNPAEVSDTGLPPEDGVQPDPDWGERETAAFDAARDLIRRRIDVAVPWADLETLGREVVETVAARSGERAKGALDFTLPEALLLIERVASRFRADMREAVPFSDSVRLRTLVWIWRNRDRARHLARTGYGAWRVIRLIKNPPVGIMQEIDNLLAGGHSGHITAEAMALGQIILLEEVAKAAVDLYSGRLRFSDAELLEMQVADGARDHLRLAAPDAPLRIAVAGQTSAGKSTLINALLRLDRAETDAMATTDRATAHPIVLGGADCFLLDLPGLDGTAATDAVVQEALDTADMVLWVLRANRPARALDAKALDAWLRRAAADPARRTPRPVMVLSCIDTLLPDWPYPEHALPRQEALKVGEVVKAVAKELDVPMPIPVSAVEPDWNVAAVADALIGQLSEALMIQRNRARRAAGDRTGTVTELRRGTALVRRGLRGLASRFQDRRDTHEE, from the coding sequence GTGGCCGATCTCGGTAGGATACGCGCGCGACTGCTGCGATGGGATGCGGTGATCACCATCGGCGCCCTGGCGCTGCCCTTTGCCGTGACATCGGTCCTTGGGTTCATCTGGCTCTATGAACGTGGCTGGTTCCTGTGGTTCATCGCGGCCTGCATCGGCATCGGCGGCGCAGTCTACCTCGTCAAGCGCATTGCGCGGCTCCGGCGCAGGAACCCTGCGGAGGTTTCCGATACCGGGCTCCCGCCTGAGGACGGGGTGCAGCCCGATCCCGACTGGGGCGAACGGGAAACCGCGGCCTTCGACGCGGCGCGTGACCTGATCCGGCGGCGTATCGACGTGGCGGTGCCTTGGGCGGATCTCGAAACCTTGGGGCGCGAAGTGGTGGAGACCGTGGCCGCGCGGTCCGGTGAGCGGGCCAAGGGCGCGTTGGATTTCACCCTGCCCGAGGCCCTGCTGTTGATCGAGCGGGTGGCCTCGCGATTCCGCGCCGATATGCGCGAGGCGGTGCCTTTCTCGGATAGCGTGCGGCTGCGCACGCTTGTCTGGATCTGGCGCAATCGCGATCGCGCACGGCATCTGGCCCGGACGGGATACGGCGCTTGGCGGGTGATCAGGCTGATCAAGAATCCGCCCGTGGGCATCATGCAGGAAATCGACAACCTGCTGGCGGGCGGTCATTCCGGCCATATCACGGCCGAAGCCATGGCGCTGGGTCAGATCATCCTGCTGGAGGAAGTCGCGAAGGCGGCGGTCGATCTCTACTCGGGCCGGCTGCGGTTTTCCGACGCGGAACTGCTCGAGATGCAGGTGGCGGACGGTGCGCGCGATCATCTCAGGCTGGCGGCGCCGGATGCGCCGCTGCGCATCGCCGTGGCGGGACAGACGAGCGCCGGCAAATCGACGCTGATCAATGCGTTGCTGCGCCTCGACCGGGCCGAGACGGACGCCATGGCGACAACGGATCGTGCCACCGCACATCCCATCGTGCTGGGCGGTGCGGACTGCTTTCTGCTGGACCTTCCCGGCCTCGACGGGACCGCAGCGACCGACGCAGTTGTCCAGGAAGCACTGGATACGGCGGATATGGTGCTCTGGGTGCTGCGTGCCAACCGGCCGGCGCGCGCGCTGGACGCGAAGGCGCTGGACGCCTGGCTTCGGCGCGCCGCCGCCGATCCCGCGCGGCGCACGCCCCGCCCGGTCATGGTGCTGTCCTGTATCGACACGCTGCTGCCGGACTGGCCCTATCCCGAACATGCCCTGCCACGGCAGGAGGCGCTGAAAGTGGGCGAGGTCGTCAAGGCCGTGGCAAAGGAACTGGACGTGCCCATGCCGATCCCGGTCTCCGCGGTAGAGCCGGACTGGAACGTTGCGGCGGTCGCCGACGCCCTGATCGGGCAACTGTCCGAGGCGCTGATGATCCAGCGCAACCGCGCCCGCCGGGCGGCGGGCGACCGGACTGGCACCGTCACCGAACTTCGCCGTGGAACGGCCCTTGTCAGGCGCGGCCTGCGGGGATTGGCATCACGCTTTCAAGACAGGAGAGACACGCATGAAGAATGA
- a CDS encoding YcjF family protein, whose product MRLPFRRPKPPEGAAPGKLPDAAIPVLWLLGKTGAGKSSLVQALTGLSGAEVGNGFMPCTRTAEVFDYPPEQPLLRFLDTRGLGETGYDPAGDIAVCEGRAHAIIVLARLDDPVQGEVTDALAKVLDRRRMPVILGLTGADLVPDAAARARAAAAIRRQFDAATGSKIDAVEVAMPPGGEPDLGDLRAALADVLPQAALLLAARTARSTEGKAFDRVRRRVLFYAGLAGTSDVAPLIGAVSVPAAQAWMLAELGRHYEQKWTRSMSASFLGALGFGVAARYAALFGLRQVGKLVPLVGQTAVAAASGTVSFATTFALGRAAAYFLHHHRTGEAMAPADLRRVYRDALDGAVRGRSR is encoded by the coding sequence ATGAGATTGCCCTTTCGCCGCCCGAAACCGCCTGAAGGTGCCGCGCCCGGCAAGTTGCCCGATGCGGCGATCCCGGTGCTCTGGCTGCTGGGCAAGACGGGGGCGGGCAAGTCGAGCCTCGTTCAGGCCCTCACTGGTCTTTCCGGTGCGGAAGTGGGGAATGGCTTCATGCCCTGCACCCGCACCGCGGAAGTCTTCGACTATCCGCCGGAACAGCCCCTCTTGCGGTTCCTCGATACGCGCGGCCTCGGCGAGACGGGCTATGATCCGGCTGGCGACATTGCCGTCTGCGAGGGCCGGGCACATGCGATCATCGTGCTGGCGCGCCTCGACGACCCCGTGCAGGGAGAGGTGACCGATGCGCTGGCAAAGGTGCTCGACCGGCGCAGGATGCCGGTGATCCTCGGTCTGACGGGCGCGGATCTCGTGCCCGACGCCGCCGCCCGTGCGCGCGCCGCGGCGGCCATCCGCCGCCAGTTCGACGCGGCAACCGGCAGCAAGATCGACGCGGTCGAGGTCGCCATGCCGCCCGGCGGGGAGCCGGATCTCGGTGACCTGCGTGCGGCCCTCGCCGATGTGCTGCCCCAGGCCGCCCTTCTGCTGGCGGCCCGGACGGCCCGCAGCACCGAGGGGAAGGCCTTCGATCGGGTGCGCAGAAGGGTGCTGTTCTACGCCGGGCTGGCGGGGACATCCGACGTCGCGCCCCTGATCGGTGCCGTTTCCGTGCCGGCCGCCCAAGCGTGGATGCTGGCCGAACTGGGCCGCCACTACGAACAGAAATGGACCCGGTCGATGTCGGCTTCCTTCCTTGGGGCGCTGGGTTTCGGCGTCGCGGCGCGTTATGCGGCGCTCTTCGGGTTGCGGCAGGTGGGCAAACTGGTGCCGCTGGTCGGCCAGACCGCCGTCGCGGCCGCGTCGGGCACGGTCAGCTTCGCGACCACCTTTGCGCTGGGGCGGGCGGCCGCGTATTTCCTGCACCATCACCGCACAGGCGAAGCCATGGCGCCGGCGGATCTGCGCCGCGTCTACCGTGATGCACTGGACGGAGCGGTACGTGGCCGATCTCGGTAG
- a CDS encoding thiolase family protein: MRQVMIAGAQRTPMGGFQGAFAGLTAAELGGHAIRAALADAGPAVVQEVLMGCVLPAGQGQAPARQASFAAGLGEDVPATTLNKMCGSGMKAAMMGFDQIALGQSDVMVTGGMESMTNAPYMLPKMRGGARLGHGQVIDHMFLDGLEDAYDKGRLMGTFAEDCAETYQFTRERQDDYALASLSRAIAAQESGAFASEIAAIDVTSRKGSDTIAADEQPGQARPDKIPQLKPAFREGGTVTAANSSSISDGAAALVLASEDAAQAQGLKLRARILGHASHAQAPGLFTTAPVPAAQKLLDRIGWQKEDVDLWEVNEAFAVVPMAFMHEMGIDHEIVNVNGGACALGHPIGASGARIMVTLLNALEKRNLRRGIAAICIGGGEGTAIAIERL; encoded by the coding sequence ATGCGACAAGTCATGATAGCGGGGGCGCAGCGGACCCCCATGGGTGGTTTTCAGGGTGCCTTCGCGGGGTTGACGGCGGCAGAGCTCGGCGGTCACGCGATCAGGGCGGCGCTGGCGGATGCCGGCCCCGCCGTGGTGCAGGAAGTGCTGATGGGCTGCGTCCTGCCCGCCGGCCAGGGCCAGGCGCCCGCGCGGCAGGCAAGTTTCGCGGCGGGCCTGGGCGAGGATGTTCCCGCCACCACCCTGAACAAGATGTGCGGCTCCGGCATGAAGGCGGCGATGATGGGCTTCGATCAGATCGCGCTCGGGCAGTCCGACGTGATGGTGACAGGCGGCATGGAAAGCATGACCAACGCGCCATACATGCTGCCCAAGATGCGCGGCGGCGCGCGGCTGGGCCACGGGCAGGTGATCGACCACATGTTCCTCGACGGGCTCGAGGACGCCTACGACAAGGGCCGCCTGATGGGCACCTTCGCCGAGGATTGCGCAGAGACATACCAGTTCACCCGCGAGCGGCAGGACGACTACGCGCTGGCTTCCCTGTCCCGCGCCATCGCGGCGCAGGAGAGCGGCGCTTTCGCGTCCGAGATCGCGGCGATCGACGTGACATCGCGAAAGGGCAGCGACACGATTGCGGCTGACGAACAGCCCGGTCAGGCGCGCCCCGACAAGATCCCGCAGCTCAAGCCCGCCTTCCGCGAAGGCGGCACCGTGACGGCGGCCAATTCCTCTTCCATATCCGACGGGGCAGCGGCGCTCGTCCTCGCCTCCGAGGACGCGGCGCAGGCGCAGGGGCTCAAGCTGCGCGCCCGCATCCTCGGTCATGCCAGCCACGCGCAGGCACCGGGGCTTTTCACCACCGCGCCTGTTCCCGCCGCGCAAAAGCTGCTGGACCGGATCGGCTGGCAGAAGGAAGACGTGGACCTTTGGGAAGTCAACGAAGCTTTCGCCGTGGTGCCGATGGCTTTCATGCACGAAATGGGGATCGACCACGAGATCGTGAACGTCAACGGCGGGGCCTGCGCCCTGGGCCATCCCATCGGCGCGTCCGGCGCTCGCATCATGGTCACCCTTCTGAACGCTCTGGAAAAACGCAACCTGCGGCGCGGTATCGCCGCGATCTGCATCGGTGGAGGCGAGGGTACCGCCATCGCGATCGAGCGGCTCTGA
- a CDS encoding STAS domain-containing protein, with product MEVSIKTEDDFCVITLRDRRIDAAVALDFKETMRRATRDGPAHIILDLGSVTFIDSSGLGAIVATMKFLAPNRSLILAGMTPPVDKVFRLTRMDTVFAIHATVDDALAMQRV from the coding sequence ATGGAAGTTTCCATCAAAACAGAAGATGACTTCTGCGTCATCACCCTGCGCGACCGGCGGATCGACGCGGCGGTGGCGCTGGATTTCAAGGAAACCATGCGCCGCGCGACGCGGGACGGGCCGGCGCACATCATCCTCGATCTGGGTAGCGTGACGTTCATCGATTCCAGTGGTCTCGGCGCGATCGTGGCGACGATGAAGTTTCTCGCGCCGAACCGGTCGCTGATCCTGGCCGGCATGACTCCGCCGGTCGACAAGGTGTTCCGGCTGACGCGCATGGATACCGTCTTTGCGATCCATGCCACGGTGGATGACGCACTGGCCATGCAGCGCGTCTGA
- a CDS encoding ATP-binding protein, whose translation MASQPAPVSDIPSFRFTFDVDSSQMAVRGALLRLRGALSPLSLEPEELETLELVLAEILNNIVEHAYADHRPGDTITVSGEHRTDGLHLRIRDRGKAMPNGQPPLGRPAFGIPRCGAERLPEGGFGWPLIRDLARDLCYRRLDGENTLDLRVAIARQSRADGSPPRC comes from the coding sequence ATGGCCAGCCAGCCGGCCCCGGTGTCCGATATCCCATCGTTCCGATTCACCTTCGACGTCGACAGCAGCCAGATGGCGGTGCGTGGCGCCCTTCTGCGCCTGCGCGGCGCCTTGTCGCCGCTGTCGCTGGAGCCAGAGGAACTCGAGACACTCGAACTCGTCCTTGCGGAGATCCTCAACAACATCGTCGAGCATGCCTATGCAGACCACCGACCGGGTGACACGATCACCGTGAGCGGCGAGCATCGGACGGATGGCCTGCACCTGAGGATCAGGGACCGCGGCAAGGCGATGCCGAACGGCCAGCCGCCACTGGGCCGCCCCGCCTTCGGCATACCCCGATGCGGCGCGGAGAGACTGCCGGAAGGGGGTTTCGGCTGGCCCCTGATTCGCGATCTTGCCCGCGACCTGTGTTATCGCCGCCTCGACGGAGAGAACACGCTGGACCTGCGCGTTGCCATCGCCCGGCAATCGCGCGCGGACGGGTCGCCGCCGCGCTGCTGA
- the ggt gene encoding gamma-glutamyltransferase: MRDFHLPGRSPVIAANGMCATSHPLAAKTAIDILEGGGNAMDAAIGAGVLLGICEPQMTGIGGDCFVLYKLPGSDEVHALNGSGRAPAAADAAQLRDRGQSAVPVHGVEAVTVPGAIDAFCHLSETVGKAGLEAVLAPAIRYAEEGVPVAPRVAFDWAQETEKLKGAARDHFLLDGKPPVVGQVFRAPGQAEVLRRVAKDGRDAFYTGEIAEDMLRALNEMGGVHTAEDFAAAAATQSTPIAAPYKGIEVVEHPPNGQGATALLMLNILEQFDIASMDPFGADRVHIEAEATKLAYDARNRFLADPDHTARLEHMLAVETAKKLAALIDPKRAMPSPAALSEQVHKDTIYITVVDGDGMAVSLIYSIYHGFGSGIASEKFGILMQNRGAGFTLEEGHANELKGGKRPMHTIIPGMIRRNGKVIMPFGVMGGAYQPCGHARFASNLEDFGMDPQTAIDAPRAFSDQGTLNVERGYPDAVRAKLTEMGHTVAVPNTAIGGAQAILMREDGTLEGASDPRKDGCALGF; the protein is encoded by the coding sequence ATGCGCGATTTTCACCTCCCCGGACGGTCCCCCGTCATCGCAGCGAACGGCATGTGCGCCACGTCACATCCGCTGGCCGCCAAGACTGCGATCGACATCCTCGAAGGCGGAGGCAACGCCATGGACGCGGCGATCGGTGCCGGTGTCCTGCTGGGGATCTGCGAGCCCCAGATGACGGGAATCGGGGGGGATTGCTTTGTTCTCTACAAGCTTCCGGGCAGCGACGAGGTTCATGCTCTGAACGGGTCCGGACGGGCGCCTGCCGCCGCCGATGCAGCCCAGCTCCGCGACCGGGGGCAAAGCGCCGTGCCGGTCCACGGCGTCGAGGCGGTGACGGTGCCGGGGGCCATCGATGCCTTTTGCCACTTGTCGGAAACCGTGGGCAAAGCCGGGCTGGAGGCCGTCCTCGCCCCCGCGATCCGCTATGCGGAAGAAGGGGTTCCGGTGGCGCCGCGGGTTGCCTTCGACTGGGCGCAGGAGACCGAGAAACTCAAGGGCGCGGCCCGCGATCATTTCCTGCTGGACGGCAAGCCGCCGGTGGTGGGGCAGGTGTTTCGCGCGCCGGGTCAGGCTGAGGTTCTGCGCCGCGTGGCGAAAGACGGGCGGGACGCCTTTTACACCGGCGAGATCGCGGAGGACATGCTGCGGGCGCTGAACGAGATGGGCGGCGTCCACACGGCCGAGGATTTCGCGGCCGCCGCGGCGACGCAGAGCACGCCCATCGCCGCACCCTACAAGGGTATCGAAGTGGTCGAGCATCCGCCAAACGGACAGGGCGCGACGGCGCTGCTGATGCTCAACATTCTCGAACAGTTCGACATCGCGTCCATGGATCCCTTTGGCGCGGACCGGGTGCATATCGAAGCCGAAGCGACAAAGCTCGCCTATGACGCGCGCAACCGGTTCCTCGCGGACCCGGACCATACCGCGCGGCTGGAGCACATGCTGGCCGTGGAGACCGCCAAAAAGCTGGCGGCGCTGATCGACCCCAAGCGCGCGATGCCTTCGCCCGCCGCGCTGTCCGAACAGGTTCACAAGGATACGATCTACATCACGGTGGTGGACGGGGACGGGATGGCGGTTTCGCTGATCTATTCGATCTACCACGGTTTCGGATCGGGGATCGCGTCCGAGAAGTTCGGCATCCTGATGCAGAACCGGGGCGCCGGTTTCACGCTGGAGGAAGGCCACGCGAACGAGTTGAAGGGGGGCAAGCGGCCGATGCACACGATCATTCCCGGCATGATCCGCAGGAACGGCAAGGTCATCATGCCGTTCGGCGTGATGGGCGGGGCGTACCAGCCCTGCGGCCACGCGCGGTTCGCATCCAACCTCGAGGATTTCGGGATGGACCCGCAAACCGCCATCGACGCGCCGCGCGCGTTCTCCGACCAGGGCACGCTGAACGTCGAGCGCGGCTACCCCGACGCGGTGCGCGCCAAGCTGACGGAGATGGGACACACCGTTGCGGTGCCGAACACCGCCATCGGCGGGGCACAGGCGATCCTCATGCGGGAAGACGGCACCCTCGAAGGGGCGAGCGACCCTCGCAAGGACGGATGCGCCCTGGGCTTCTGA
- the hspQ gene encoding heat shock protein HspQ gives MLRTRAKYHLGQVVRHKKHPFRGVIFDVDPEFANTEEWYESIPKENRPVKDQPFYHLLAENDQSYYVAYVSEQNLVADYSGEPVDHPDIPDLFGPFTDGAYPLHFQLN, from the coding sequence ATGCTACGTACGCGCGCGAAATATCATCTCGGGCAGGTTGTCCGGCACAAGAAACACCCGTTTCGCGGGGTGATCTTTGACGTCGATCCGGAATTCGCGAACACGGAAGAATGGTACGAATCCATTCCCAAGGAAAACCGCCCGGTCAAGGATCAGCCGTTCTATCATCTGCTGGCCGAAAACGATCAAAGCTATTACGTCGCCTATGTGTCCGAACAGAATCTCGTCGCGGACTATTCAGGTGAGCCGGTGGATCATCCCGACATCCCCGACCTCTTTGGCCCTTTCACCGATGGCGCCTACCCGCTGCACTTTCAGCTGAATTGA
- a CDS encoding AEC family transporter: MPLALMVLEIVAPVFLLAGIGFVWVKLGFEYRIQFVTQLAMTLSVPCLIFVSLMQTEIDPAALTALSLASVVAYGAISLAAGLLVGVMRLDRRTYMAPLIFGNTGNLGLPLALFAFGETGLGYAVVVFAIMAIWSFTFGIWLVAGAGSLGKVLREPLVWGTLLGALFLWQDWQTPVFLTNTLRLIGQIAIPLMLITLGVAVARLSPGGVMRAIFLSLVKLALCVGISWAAAEAFDLDRIAFGVLVLQVATPVAVTSYLLAEKYGADSQAVAGLVVVSTLMSVGALPLLLAILL; encoded by the coding sequence TTGCCCCTTGCCCTGATGGTCCTTGAAATCGTGGCGCCGGTTTTCCTGCTTGCGGGCATCGGTTTCGTCTGGGTCAAGCTGGGGTTCGAATACCGGATCCAGTTCGTCACACAGCTGGCGATGACCCTGTCCGTCCCCTGCCTGATCTTCGTTTCCCTGATGCAGACGGAGATCGACCCGGCCGCGCTGACCGCACTGTCGCTGGCAAGTGTCGTGGCCTATGGCGCCATCAGCCTGGCGGCGGGGCTGCTGGTGGGTGTGATGCGACTGGACAGGCGCACCTACATGGCACCGCTGATCTTCGGCAACACCGGCAACCTGGGGCTGCCGCTGGCGCTGTTCGCATTCGGGGAGACCGGCCTTGGCTATGCTGTCGTGGTCTTTGCCATCATGGCGATCTGGTCCTTCACGTTCGGCATCTGGCTGGTCGCCGGCGCAGGCTCCCTTGGAAAGGTCCTGCGCGAACCGCTGGTCTGGGGCACGCTGCTGGGCGCGCTGTTTCTCTGGCAGGACTGGCAGACGCCGGTGTTCCTGACCAACACCCTGCGGCTGATCGGCCAGATCGCGATTCCGCTGATGCTGATCACGCTGGGAGTCGCGGTGGCGCGCCTGAGCCCCGGCGGCGTGATGCGGGCGATCTTCCTGTCGCTGGTCAAGCTCGCGCTTTGCGTCGGGATCTCCTGGGCCGCCGCGGAAGCCTTCGACCTCGACCGTATCGCCTTTGGCGTTCTGGTGTTGCAGGTTGCCACGCCGGTGGCCGTGACCTCCTACCTCCTGGCCGAGAAATACGGCGCCGATTCGCAGGCCGTCGCGGGCCTCGTGGTGGTCTCGACCCTCATGTCGGTCGGCGCATTGCCGCTTTTGCTCGCAATTCTGCTGTAA
- a CDS encoding lytic transglycosylase, protein MSKTLRAMIIVLMVASCGGGQSPAPRDLDNACTILRERPEYYKAFRNVERKWGVPVHVQMATIHQESKFVSDARTPFKYVLGVIPMGRQSSAFGYSQALDATWDEYRNAQNRRSAKRDRINDATDFMGWYMNQTRDRNGIDLHDARNQYLAYHEGHTGFARASYNQKSWLVAVAGKVEARSLMYQQQIASCRLR, encoded by the coding sequence ATGAGCAAAACTCTTCGCGCTATGATTATCGTACTGATGGTCGCCTCCTGCGGGGGCGGGCAATCGCCTGCGCCGCGCGACCTGGACAACGCCTGTACGATTCTCAGAGAGCGCCCAGAATACTACAAGGCGTTCCGCAACGTGGAACGCAAATGGGGTGTGCCGGTGCATGTGCAGATGGCCACCATCCACCAGGAAAGCAAGTTCGTGTCGGACGCGCGCACGCCGTTCAAATACGTGCTTGGCGTCATTCCGATGGGGCGCCAGTCCAGCGCCTTTGGCTATTCGCAGGCCCTGGATGCCACGTGGGACGAATACCGCAACGCGCAGAATCGACGGTCGGCAAAGCGCGACCGGATCAACGATGCGACGGACTTCATGGGCTGGTACATGAACCAGACCCGTGACAGGAACGGCATCGATCTGCACGACGCGCGCAACCAGTACCTCGCCTATCACGAGGGCCACACCGGGTTCGCGCGGGCCAGCTACAATCAGAAATCATGGCTGGTGGCGGTGGCCGGAAAGGTAGAGGCGCGGTCGCTGATGTATCAGCAGCAGATCGCTTCCTGCCGCCTGCGCTGA